The Anabaena sp. PCC 7108 region TTTCCTGTATAACCCATTTTTTAACAATTTCTAATTCTTCATTTCGACCATAAAAAATAGATACATCAGGCGCTTCCCCCCAGTCAATAAGAGGAACGGGAGCAGGGAGCAGGGAGCAAGGGGGACTATTTTTTTCTCTGCCTCCTGCCTCCTGCCTCCTGCCTTCTGCCTTCTCTTCAACTACTTCTTCCCAATTTAAACCCAACACCTGACAATAGGCTTTAAAAGCTTGGGCGTTAATGGCCTGCTTTCCTGCTAAGAAACGTTTCCAAGTTCCTTCTGATATTCCAACCGCAAAAACTCCGTTATTTTCCCAAGAAACTCCTAATATTTCACTGGCTAATTCTAACCATCTCAAATCGTCAACAGACCAACCTTTCTCTGTTCTGGCTTGTTTAATTCTTGCGAGTCCTTGTTGAGAAGCTTTGAGAGTAGCCACGATTTATGAGTACGTTTTACTATACCTGAATCATTTATAGATATATTTACCGAATCTTAATGTTTTTTGCAATAGCATAAAATTCTGTAACTGCCAAGATCAATTATCTTCACCCCCAGCAAACCAAAACTGATCTTGGAAAATTCGGGTTATATAACGAATATTGAATAAATGTATAGAAATTATACGATGTTATTTCTTTACATTTCTTAATTACAAATTACCAATTAATATAATGTCTTTTCATTCTGGAGAACTCAGAGTTCAAACCCAAGCGGGGGTGAGGGAAGAAGCTCAACGTCTGTGTCATCTCATCAATGATACTATTAAGTCATCAGCCCAAGAATTTCTGCACACGCAACAACTCGCAGTTGCTAGTACAGTGGATGCAAAGGGCAAAGTTTGGGCATCTTTATTAACAGGAAGTCCAGGTTTTATACAAGTATTAAATACACAAAACTTACAAATTAATTCTACTCCTTTACAAACCGATCCAATCAACCAAAACTTACTTGTAAATCATGATATTGGATTATTGGTTATTGATTTAGCCAACCGCAGACGATTAAGAGTAAATGGAAAATCACAGTTAAATAAAGAGAATATAAAAGTACAAATTCAGCAAGTGTTTTTTAATTGTCCTAAATATATTCAAACCCGACATATAGAGAAATATGTAACTGATTTATTAGGAGAGTCTGAAGCTTTTAAAAAAAATGCTTTAAGTGCAGAAAATCAACTGTGGATAAATCAAGCTGACACATTTTTCATTGCTAGTTATCACCCAAAAAGTGGGGCTGATGCTTCCCATAGGGGAGGAATGCCGGGATTTGTACAAGTTTTAAACAGTAATCAATTACTGTTCCCCGATTATTCTGGGAATAATATGTTTCAGACATTTGGTAATTTGATTGTTAATTCCAATGCAGGTTTATTGTTTATTGATTTTGAGCAAGGTAATACTTTACAAATAACTGGAAAAGCAAAAATAATCTGGGATTTGGAAAGATTAAAAGAATTCACAGGAGCGCAACGTTTAGTAGAGTTTGATATTGAGCAAGTTTTAGAAACTAAAAATGCCTGTTCTCTACGTTGGCGATTTGGCGAATATTCTCCTGCAAATCCTGGATAATTTGTTGATAATTTGGGGATAAAGGCTTTAGGCTGAATTTAAGCAGTACCAAATCTGGTTAACAATTCCTCCCGTGATAATTCCAGTAACAAGCGACTATATTCTAGCGGTGATAACCTGAGTAAAGGTTCAACTATTCGTTCTAATTCTTCATCTAATGAACCAAATCGAACACGCAATAAGTTTTCTACTACTTGGCGCTGTCCTTCTTGTAAGGTAGTTTACCGCCATTCTAAATAAGCTTGCGATAAGTTCATAATTACCTCTTGGTCAAGAAAACAAGATATCTACTTGTCGAACTTCATCTGTGACTTCTCGACTTACTTATACTTTTCCAAAGGGGGAAAGTAATTCTTCTAAATATTGTTTAGCAAATTGGTCGTGTGGTTGTCGAGTCATGCGATCGCCAGTAGTTGATCATAAATCAAGCTCAAAAAATTTCTTGTGCATATTATTGCATGAAATTTATTACACTCATGCGTACCTTATGTCAAGGCCAGTTTTCTCAGTATTTCCTCCCTACAAAACTGATCTTTCATTAGGTAGTGCGATCGCGTCATCCTAGAAAGATAAACATCCGCAGACTACCAGGCGTTGATGACATGGAGTTAAGTTATGTCCCAACATCCTCTTAATATCAGTGAAGCAGTCCCCAGCAAGGTTATTAACTTCTCTACTTTCAAGAAAGCAGCAAAACATAGCGGACTTATAGCTTTTCCCAGCAAGAAGGATACAGAAAATTTACAGGCAGAACTAGCAGCTTTACAGCAAGAATTGGCAATTGTTAAACAAGAAAAAGCTGAATTAGAAAATCTCTTAAAACAAAAAAATCAAGATCATAAAATCCACGGAATACAAATCGAGATTGATGTCAATAAACTTGCACATCAAGTAGAAGAAATTACTCAAAGTGATTATTTTCAACAGTTACAACTAGAGGTTAAATCATTGCGGAATAACCCAATAGCTTAATTTAAAATGAGTCTTTTATGTCTAAAATTATTGCGATTCACTCATTTAGAGGTGGAACGGGGAAATCTAATTTAACAGCCAATTTAGCAGTAGTGACGGCACTACAAGGAAACCGAGTTGCTATTGTGGATACAGACTTACAATCTCCAGGTATTCATGCTTTATTTGGTATTGATGAGACAATTACTAGTAATACTTTAAATGATTATTTATGGAATCGTAATTCTATTGCGGATACTGCCTGTGATGTTACTTCTCATTTAGGGATTAATAAAGGAAAGGTTTTTCTCATACCTTCTAGTATCAATGCTGATGAAATTGCCAAAATTCTCAGTGAAGGATACAATATGAGCCTACTTAATAGTGGATTTCAGAAATTAATTAAAGAATTAGATTTAGATTATTTATTTATTGATACTCACCCTGGTTTAAGTCGAGAAACTTTACTGTCTATAGCTATTTCTCACCTTTTAATTGTGATTCTCCGTCCAGATCGCCAAGATTTTCAAGGTACAGCAGTCACAGTTAATATTGCCCGTCAACTTCAAGTTAGTAAAATGATGATGCTAATTAACAAAACCCCAAATCGCATAGATTTTATATCTTTACAGCAAAAAGTTGAAGAAACCTATAATGTGCCAGTTGCGTAAGTCCTGAATACATAGAATGTTGAACCAACTAACCCTGTACTTAATCCAAAATCTAGTTTCCTCCACTCACTTCCTTTTAACTGTAGAGCAAGCATGAAGCTCTCCTAAATCTTAGGACTTCTTGAGAAATAGGCTAAAAGTTATAGAAATTATCAAAGACGCTCAAACACACAATTCCACAATAATTATTACTTGTAATTAACAAATACAAAACAAAATCTCTAAAAAACATCTTTCTCAAGATTGAGATTAATATCATATTTCACTAAAGTTACAAATATTAATAAAAAAGACATAACTTTTTCATCTCCATGACAAACAATTGAAACATCAAGCTATTGAACTTATTAATAATATGTTCTCTACTCCCAAAATAATTATTAATTTGATGTTTCTTTTGATAGATTAAGTAGATACGATAAATTTATTAACCTAGAAATAGGTTGAAATTACCAACGTCCTGCTGCACATAACATAAATCTCGCAATCACCGGTAAAGGCAGAGGGCAGGAGGCAGGAGGCAGAAGGAATGTCTCCTCTGCCCACGACTGAAAGGAGTAAGGGTATGAAGCCCCTCCCAAATCGAAAATTTGGGAGCTTCCGATTGGGAGGGGTCACAATCCCTTTCCAATTGGTTCCTTCTGCCCTCTGCCCTCTGCCTCCTGCCTTCTTGAAAAAGAGTCTGTAATTCTCTTGGTATTAGCTATCTGCTGGCGGTATGGCGAATTGATATAACTGTTTATTTTGAATTTTGAATTGATTCATGCCTACGAAAGTTATTATTAATTCTGGTCTAATTACCATAAATGATGGTTCATCGTTTTTGGTGACAGCTAGTGATGGTTCTATCAATAGCAATTTACCCCAAGGTTTTTTTGTGAGGGACACACGCCTGATTTCTTACTATGAAATTTCTCTCAATCGCTATCCACTCGTACTATTAGCCTCTAGTAATATCACCCATCATAGTGCGCTTTACCAATTTACTAATCCCCAATTTCCTACCGTCAAAGGGAATTTACCTTCTGGTTGTTTGCTGATTAGCATTCGCCGCGACATAGTTGAGGGTATGCACGAAGATATTGATATTATTAACTATTACCATGAACCTGTAGAGTTCCAATTAATGCTGGCTCTGCGATCAGATTTTGCCGATATCTTTGATGTGAAAGCCCAGCATATCCTAACGCGGGGAGTCACAAACACAATATGGCAAGATGGGGTTTTAAAGACTGAGTATTGTAACGGTTCTTTTGTGCGGGGGATTGTGATTGAGGCTGTATGTTCTAGTTCTCAGGTGCGTTACGCCAATGGCCGTTTAATGTTTGATATAGACATCGCCTCCGGCAAATCATGGCACACTTGTATTAAGTTTACAGCTTTGGTTAATGGCAATGCCCTCAAACCCCAAATTACCTGCTGTGTAGACCACAATACCAAAGCAGGAAAAGTCCGAGATGAGTTTCTGACTCATGCAACCAAGCTCAAATCATCTAATGCAGAGATTCAAGAATTTTATCAGCAAGCATTGACTGACTTGGCCGCAATGCGGATACGGGTAGATGACAATGGACAAGAATTTTGGATGCCTGCGGCTGGTATACCTTGGTTTGTAGCTGTTTTCGGACGCGATTCAATTATCGCTAGTTTGCAATCGATGGCTGTTTATCACGAATTTGCTCGTGGTACATTGTTGAGACTAGCTCAATTACAAGCAAAAGAGTTAGATGACTGGCATGATGCTGAACCAGGCAAAATGCTACACGAGCTACGTCACGATGAATTAACTAAAATACATCAACTTCCTTATGATCCTTACTACGGCACAGTAGATAGTACCATCTTATGGATTGTGACTTTAGCTGAAGCCTACTCTTGGAATGCCGACTTGAGTATGCTGAACGAGTGTCGATCACCATTAGAGAAAGCCCTGATTTGGATCGATAAATACGGTGATTTTGATGGTGATGGATTTGTAGAATATTTAACTCGTTCTACTCACGGATTACGCAATCAAGGCTGGAAAGATTCGGGTGATGCGATCGTTTATCCCAATGGCGAGTTAGTTGAGCCACCAATTGCTTTGTGTGAAGTTCAAGGTTATGTTTACGAGGCTTGGCAAAAAGCCGCCTTTATTTATGAAGTGTGGGGAGAACAAAAACAAGCAACAAAATTCCGCCAAAAAGCAGAGGAACTTTATCAACGATTTAATGAACAATTTTGGATGGAGTCAGAAGGCTTTTATTGTCTTGGGTTAGATAATCAGAAACAACAAATTCAATCGATTGTTTCCAATGCTGGACAACTATTATTATCCGGTATCGTACCCCAAGAACGAGCGAAAAAGCTAGTTGAGCGACTTTTTCAAGCAGATTTGTGGTGTGGTTGGGGTGTACGAACCCTTTCAGCTAAAAATCAAGGGTATAACCCCATTAGTTATCAACGCGGTAGTGTCTGGCCTCACGATAACTCTATCATTGCGGCTGGCTTGAAGCGATACGGTTATCACCAAGAAGTTAATCGCATTGCTGAAGGAATTTTTGCGGCTGCTAGTTATTTTCAAGCTGGAAGAATGCCGGAATTATTTGCCGGAATTGAACGCCAAGACAATAACTTTCCTGTTCCTTATCCAGATGCCAATATACCCCAAGCTTGGGCTGCTGGCTCAATTTTACTTCTGATTCGCAGCATTTTAGGACTCGAAGCCAATGCACCACAACATAAATTAAAAGTACAGCCTCATCTCCCGGAGTGCTTACCAGATTTAGAACTGAAAAATCTAGCTGTAGGAGATGTTAAAGTGTCACTGCGTTTTTGGCGAGAGGGTGAACAAACACAATGGGAAGTTACCCATCAAGACGGTGAATTACAAGTTTATAAGTAGGTTGGCGTTAAAAATTGTCGTTATGACAAGGGAACAGGGAACCAGGGAACAGGGAACAGAGAAGAGGTTTTGGGAGATTTTACTTTTCGTTACATAGTAAGTAAATATTTCTCAATTTAGAATAGGACTTACGCAAGTGTCACACTCAAAATCTGTTGTAGGGTGCGTCAGACTGCATAAATCCTGCAAATAACTAGATTATTGATATCTGACGCACCCTACCAATGTGCCAGTTGCGTAAGTCCTGTAGAAATTGAGTTTGCTCAGGATTTATCAGATGAGTAAATAGCATTAGCTGTAGAGAGTTTAGAAGCTAAAATTTGTCAGAAGAAACATTCTGAAATTAAACAAATATTTATTGAAGTATTTATTGAAACGAAGTCTTTATCGAGTAGTGGAAAATATTCTCAAAAATACTAATTAACTCTCATATTTATATGACTATCTGTGCCTAATATATGGGAATAGTTAACAGCAAATACGTCTTTAAGGGATTTAAAAAAATTAGATTAAGTAAAAAAAAATAAACTTTACTAGTTAAAAAAACATCAATCATCATTCACAAAAAAGTAGATTATATGAGCGTATCAAAACCTGAAGTTGTTGTTATTACTGGAGCATCAGCCGGTATAGGAAGAGCCACCGTCCAAGCATTTGCCAAGCGGGGGGCGCACATCGGATTAGTCGCCCGTAGCCATGATGGGTTAGATGGAGCGCGTCAGGAAGTCGAAAAGGCTGGTGGT contains the following coding sequences:
- a CDS encoding glycogen debranching N-terminal domain-containing protein produces the protein MPTKVIINSGLITINDGSSFLVTASDGSINSNLPQGFFVRDTRLISYYEISLNRYPLVLLASSNITHHSALYQFTNPQFPTVKGNLPSGCLLISIRRDIVEGMHEDIDIINYYHEPVEFQLMLALRSDFADIFDVKAQHILTRGVTNTIWQDGVLKTEYCNGSFVRGIVIEAVCSSSQVRYANGRLMFDIDIASGKSWHTCIKFTALVNGNALKPQITCCVDHNTKAGKVRDEFLTHATKLKSSNAEIQEFYQQALTDLAAMRIRVDDNGQEFWMPAAGIPWFVAVFGRDSIIASLQSMAVYHEFARGTLLRLAQLQAKELDDWHDAEPGKMLHELRHDELTKIHQLPYDPYYGTVDSTILWIVTLAEAYSWNADLSMLNECRSPLEKALIWIDKYGDFDGDGFVEYLTRSTHGLRNQGWKDSGDAIVYPNGELVEPPIALCEVQGYVYEAWQKAAFIYEVWGEQKQATKFRQKAEELYQRFNEQFWMESEGFYCLGLDNQKQQIQSIVSNAGQLLLSGIVPQERAKKLVERLFQADLWCGWGVRTLSAKNQGYNPISYQRGSVWPHDNSIIAAGLKRYGYHQEVNRIAEGIFAAASYFQAGRMPELFAGIERQDNNFPVPYPDANIPQAWAAGSILLLIRSILGLEANAPQHKLKVQPHLPECLPDLELKNLAVGDVKVSLRFWREGEQTQWEVTHQDGELQVYK
- a CDS encoding pyridoxamine 5'-phosphate oxidase family protein, whose protein sequence is MSFHSGELRVQTQAGVREEAQRLCHLINDTIKSSAQEFLHTQQLAVASTVDAKGKVWASLLTGSPGFIQVLNTQNLQINSTPLQTDPINQNLLVNHDIGLLVIDLANRRRLRVNGKSQLNKENIKVQIQQVFFNCPKYIQTRHIEKYVTDLLGESEAFKKNALSAENQLWINQADTFFIASYHPKSGADASHRGGMPGFVQVLNSNQLLFPDYSGNNMFQTFGNLIVNSNAGLLFIDFEQGNTLQITGKAKIIWDLERLKEFTGAQRLVEFDIEQVLETKNACSLRWRFGEYSPANPG